Genomic window (Arthrobacter sp. StoSoilA2):
TTCTTCGTCTGACCCGTCCAGCGAACCGGCAGAGTCGGGAGGTATTTGCCTATCGTCCACGGAGCGATCCTAGCTCTCCGGCAGATGCGGCGGGGAAGGTCGCCACCCGTTCACTGGCCACGTCATGAAAGCCGGCTCCTCGTAAGGGTGGGCCGCTCGCAGAGCCAGCACAACGGCGTCGAGCACGTCCTCCTCAACCACCCACTCAACCCGCGTTTCGGGCACCTGCTGGGGGCTTCCGACGTCGCCGATGAATGGCTGCGAGCCCGGCAGGGGAGTGAAATGGCCAGTGCCCGGCGAGGTGAAAGAGCAATGTGAGTAGTCGCCGATCCGTCCTGCACCAGCGTCCCCGATTGCCTTCAGGACGGCGGGAGTGTGGGTCTCGGGAACGTAAACAACCAGGGCGTGGAGCTGCGTCATGGGAACATCCTGTCAGTAACAACGGCTACAAAGCGGCCCACACCATTGCATATCTGCGGGTCACAGCGGACCATGGGTATGTACACCGATTGGGGCAATCTCAAGATTGTGAGCTGCGGGGCCTGGGGGCGAGGGGCCGGACCCGGCAGCTCAACGGTGATACCGCAAGAATGGGCGCGTTGGGGGCGTCCATTTTTCCGTTAAGGCGAACAACGCTTTTTGGACGTGCGGCGAGGGCGAAATGGTCCGATTACACGATGCCGAAATTCTCAGGTACAGTAGTATCTGCTTTCGATTCGGAAGCAAGGAGAATTCGCCTAGCGGCCTATGGCGCACGCCTGGAACGCGTGTTGGGTTAACGCCCTCGGGGGTTCAAATCCCCCATTCTCCGCGTTTGGCCCCGGTCCCCAGGACCGGGGCCTTTTGCGTTCCCGGAATCCGGCCCTCCAAGGAGTGGGCTGCGCTACAGTTGCCCAGCGGCCACGCGCTCCAGTACTTCGCGGCATGCAAGAATCGCGGGGTGGATCCGCCCGGCCGTCCTGGTGGACGTGAAGACGGTCCGCTGTGGCAGGCTGGGTAGGTCCAGTAGTTGGACTGGGCGGGTCCGACCTGTCCAGACGAGGTCCGGCATGAGGGCAACGGCGTTTCCCGATTCAATGAGGCGGATCTGCGCTTGGAGGTCGGCCGTTTCGTATCGGACGTCCGGTTCGAAGCCAGCGGACCGGCAGGCCTGTTCGGCCCAGTGCCGGGAGGCGGCGCCGCGGGGTTCCATGACCCAGGGCATGTCCGCGGTATCGGCGAGTGAGGCTACACGTTCCCCGCCCAGTCCTATCGGGGGAGTGGCCAGCCGGATGGCGTCGCTGGTCAGCGTTGCCCGGTCCAGCCCAGGATGATGGGGCGCGGCGTGTCCGGGATATTGCTCCGCGACCACGATGTCGAAGTCGCGTGCCCAGGTTTCATAGAGGGCCGTCTCGGGTTCGCGCTGGGTCATTTCCACGCGCACTTCCGGATACTCCTGGCGCATGATGCTGAGGAAGTCAGGCAGCAACGCGAGTGCAGCCGACTGGAACACGGCCAGCCGGACGGTTCCCGTGACTGTGGACAGGGAGGCCGCGAGCTCGGTTTCCGCCCGTTCCAGTGTCTCCAGGAGGGCGGCGGTGTGGGCAACCAGGATCTCCGCCTGAGGTGTCAGCTGCACC
Coding sequences:
- a CDS encoding LysR substrate-binding domain-containing protein; this translates as MLDVRRLRLLHELKIRGTLAEVADAMQYSPSSVSQQLTLLEKEAGVELLRKAGRRVQLTPQAEILVAHTAALLETLERAETELAASLSTVTGTVRLAVFQSAALALLPDFLSIMRQEYPEVRVEMTQREPETALYETWARDFDIVVAEQYPGHAAPHHPGLDRATLTSDAIRLATPPIGLGGERVASLADTADMPWVMEPRGAASRHWAEQACRSAGFEPDVRYETADLQAQIRLIESGNAVALMPDLVWTGRTRPVQLLDLPSLPQRTVFTSTRTAGRIHPAILACREVLERVAAGQL